In Stieleria varia, one genomic interval encodes:
- the cpaB gene encoding Flp pilus assembly protein CpaB — MKSTSTSKINSGTILLGFFAILVGLIGTYTVRLALAAPPVVQQEPPPPPKPPARTTVPLASRDIAAGTTITLDDIALYRLTQDEIKESIKVKSFMTNPDQIIGKVLSSDLKRNDPFDTRHLLPAGKVPGVAGRLTPGLRAVTVAMTPDNALLGFAGPGQRVDVLFHYGAGDESVGAAAGTDVSDLGFRPGHHDFNAPRRRDYHGNTIGGGAGGLGSSEFQNATSTLIQDAEILALGHQSTPTDLASPIEGEEQVRVTLAVTPRQAEMLRVASGHGTLSLTMRSPEDEEKLALVDPVTLDHILAVDNTVHVMEIYRGQRLSKVQFGSDHSIRTRVFDEPEAVAEKTNQAEGESTRSTPVGKQSSGNVEPIQ; from the coding sequence ATGAAGAGCACAAGCACGAGCAAGATCAACTCAGGTACGATCTTGCTGGGATTCTTTGCCATCCTGGTCGGTCTGATCGGGACCTATACGGTGCGTCTGGCATTGGCCGCTCCACCGGTTGTGCAGCAGGAGCCTCCACCGCCGCCCAAGCCACCGGCGCGAACCACCGTCCCATTGGCCAGCCGCGACATCGCGGCGGGAACAACGATCACGCTGGATGACATCGCGCTGTATCGGCTGACCCAAGACGAGATCAAGGAATCGATCAAAGTGAAGTCCTTCATGACGAATCCAGACCAGATCATCGGAAAAGTGCTCTCCTCGGACCTGAAGCGCAACGATCCCTTCGATACACGTCACTTACTGCCGGCCGGAAAGGTCCCTGGTGTTGCCGGGCGTTTGACGCCCGGGCTGCGAGCGGTCACCGTTGCGATGACACCGGACAATGCGTTGCTAGGATTCGCCGGTCCGGGTCAACGTGTCGATGTGTTGTTTCACTACGGCGCGGGTGATGAGTCGGTTGGCGCTGCGGCCGGCACTGATGTCAGCGATCTAGGATTTCGTCCAGGGCATCATGATTTTAATGCTCCGCGTCGACGTGATTACCACGGAAATACGATCGGAGGCGGTGCCGGTGGGCTCGGCTCATCCGAATTTCAGAACGCGACATCGACGTTGATTCAAGACGCTGAGATCCTGGCGTTGGGGCATCAAAGCACGCCAACGGATCTTGCCAGTCCGATCGAGGGCGAAGAGCAAGTTCGGGTGACTCTGGCGGTCACGCCGCGCCAAGCAGAAATGCTGAGAGTTGCATCGGGACACGGAACCCTGTCGCTCACCATGCGTTCGCCCGAGGACGAGGAAAAGCTTGCGTTGGTTGATCCGGTTACCTTGGATCACATCCTGGCCGTCGACAATACGGTGCATGTGATGGAAATCTATCGAGGTCAACGGCTTTCCAAAGTTCAGTTCGGCAGCGACCACTCGATTCGAACACGGGTGTTTGACGAGCCCGAGGCGGTCGCTGAGAAAACAAACCAGGCGGAAGGTGAATCGACTCGATCGACACCCGTAGGAAAACAGTCCAGCGGAAATGTGGAGCCGATCCAATGA
- a CDS encoding A24 family peptidase has protein sequence MELQTTSILAVILFTAIALMTDLKNRRIPNWLTVAAAITGLSWHAYENGLAGVAASLGGFATGFGVLLVLWLIGGGGGGDVKLMGAVGAWLGAMPTLVVFIASSGFVILCAIAMIAWRRFRKPALASVAASVDASATSDDRGNPESVLRLTVPYALPVAMSVWTLLAFHVI, from the coding sequence ATGGAACTTCAAACGACATCCATTTTGGCGGTGATCTTGTTCACCGCGATCGCTTTGATGACCGATCTCAAGAATCGGCGAATCCCCAACTGGCTGACAGTGGCCGCAGCAATCACCGGCTTGAGCTGGCATGCCTATGAAAATGGTCTAGCCGGAGTGGCGGCTTCCTTGGGTGGGTTTGCCACCGGGTTTGGAGTTCTGTTGGTACTCTGGCTGATCGGCGGCGGCGGTGGCGGCGACGTCAAGCTGATGGGAGCCGTCGGAGCTTGGTTGGGTGCCATGCCGACGCTGGTGGTTTTCATTGCCAGCTCCGGTTTTGTGATCCTGTGCGCGATCGCCATGATCGCGTGGCGACGGTTCAGAAAGCCCGCGTTGGCGTCGGTCGCTGCTTCGGTAGATGCTTCGGCAACCAGCGATGATCGGGGAAACCCAGAATCTGTGCTGAGGCTGACAGTGCCCTACGCATTGCCTGTCGCAATGTCGGTTTGGACGTTGCTCGCTTTCCACGTCATCTAG
- a CDS encoding Flp family type IVb pilin, whose amino-acid sequence MTNKPDERFSSTRCCVDVFIRLWRDEQGFVVTMELVLIATILVIGLIAGLTALRDAVVSELTDVARSVQEMNQSYQTSGVAGTSASTAGSGYSDHDDPGADHCIVMFGPIGE is encoded by the coding sequence ATGACCAACAAGCCTGATGAACGGTTTTCATCGACGCGGTGCTGCGTCGATGTGTTCATCAGGCTCTGGCGTGATGAACAAGGCTTCGTTGTGACAATGGAGCTGGTTCTGATCGCGACCATATTGGTCATTGGTCTGATCGCAGGCTTAACAGCACTGAGAGATGCGGTGGTGTCGGAATTGACAGACGTCGCTCGAAGTGTCCAAGAAATGAACCAATCCTATCAAACCAGTGGTGTCGCCGGAACCTCGGCATCAACCGCCGGTTCTGGTTATAGCGACCACGATGATCCAGGAGCCGACCATTGCATTGTAATGTTCGGACCCATTGGCGAGTGA
- a CDS encoding tetratricopeptide repeat protein: MKSSRLRTAAYCLWIPLMGLQMGCVSMTDWSKATVQASAAESTDLRFGMARMIERNGSLSDAKTLYNEILKSNPDHTDCLHRLGVVSIQLEQLDQAIEYLSAAAAHVDASADLLGDLGYAYFLAGDYDTSEKTLREAVAAAPDNERLVNNLAIVVGYQGNEEESLALFRRVGTESESQSNMAFVLSGLGKYDAAKNRFHMALQRDPELKQAAKGLAEFYQPPDGPTRKSQAPVIAMTQ; this comes from the coding sequence ATGAAATCGTCGCGTTTACGTACCGCCGCCTATTGCCTTTGGATCCCACTGATGGGGCTTCAGATGGGGTGCGTTTCGATGACGGATTGGAGCAAAGCAACGGTTCAAGCCTCGGCCGCCGAATCCACCGATTTGCGATTCGGAATGGCGAGAATGATCGAACGCAACGGATCGCTTTCCGATGCGAAGACACTGTACAATGAAATCCTCAAATCGAACCCCGACCATACCGATTGCCTGCATCGATTGGGTGTGGTCTCGATCCAGTTGGAACAGCTCGATCAAGCGATTGAGTATCTTTCCGCTGCCGCGGCGCACGTTGACGCATCCGCCGACTTGCTGGGTGATCTCGGTTACGCCTATTTCTTGGCAGGTGATTACGACACCTCCGAAAAAACGCTTCGCGAGGCGGTCGCCGCTGCACCGGACAACGAACGACTTGTCAACAACCTTGCAATCGTCGTCGGCTATCAAGGCAACGAAGAAGAAAGCCTCGCTTTGTTTCGGCGTGTCGGCACCGAATCAGAATCACAATCCAATATGGCATTCGTGCTTTCCGGCCTGGGGAAATATGATGCGGCAAAGAATCGATTCCACATGGCGCTGCAGCGAGATCCAGAACTAAAACAGGCCGCGAAAGGGCTCGCTGAGTTCTATCAACCGCCTGATGGACCAACCCGCAAATCTCAGGCCCCGGTCATTGCAATGACGCAGTGA
- a CDS encoding type II and III secretion system protein family protein, translated as MLPTATPCPAALCAVLIVFITFMACPVDAQILGDRPAADKTGPLENPSTRSIEKERSLIDQIYEPELLLRVEPSQSKIIRTKVPVNRTAIANPEIVDLHLFDNDEIEIIGKTVGETTITFWFDVPGEGPKVLRYYVEVDNAQQEHRRREARYKSLQSRINELFPDSQIFLFPVDDKVIVRGQARDAKEAAEIMRLLGDDNNLPRRDFDRGRDWDAGIDNANGDYEFDDVDSDSFINLLHVAGEQQVMLKVRVAELVRSSSRGAGAKLSTIFDSLEMSSSLTSGGILSVIMNDGDVEFFLGAVQTHGYGKILAEPTLVTLSGKPAQFLAGGEFAVPTTVGIGGVGAASTTFRGFGTELDFTPTVLDKDLVRLEVSPSFSTLNSDATVGGIPGLNRRSVTTTVDLREGQWLAIAGLIQEEQGGQRSKIPILGDIPLAGQLFSKRTTSRFETELVVLVSPQLVHPLEAEQVPLFLPGMEVTDPTNTDFFVRHLIEGYDGFHHRSTVWPVITAQHKGLHAPGLSHGVLRGAKSTLALQETYFSGECGLSK; from the coding sequence ATGCTGCCTACTGCCACCCCCTGTCCCGCAGCTCTTTGTGCGGTCTTGATCGTGTTCATCACGTTCATGGCTTGCCCGGTCGATGCGCAAATTTTGGGGGATCGGCCGGCCGCAGACAAAACCGGACCGCTGGAAAATCCGTCGACGCGATCGATCGAAAAGGAACGCTCACTGATCGATCAGATCTACGAGCCTGAGTTGCTGCTGAGAGTCGAACCCTCGCAGTCTAAGATCATTCGAACCAAGGTGCCCGTGAACCGAACCGCGATCGCAAACCCCGAGATCGTTGACTTGCATCTCTTCGACAATGATGAGATCGAGATCATCGGAAAGACCGTTGGTGAGACCACCATCACGTTCTGGTTTGATGTTCCCGGCGAAGGCCCCAAGGTGTTGCGGTATTACGTCGAAGTCGACAATGCTCAGCAGGAGCATCGACGACGAGAGGCTCGTTACAAATCCTTGCAATCCAGGATCAACGAACTGTTTCCCGACAGTCAAATCTTTCTGTTTCCCGTTGACGACAAGGTCATCGTGCGTGGACAAGCCCGCGATGCCAAGGAAGCCGCTGAGATCATGCGTCTGCTGGGTGACGACAACAACCTGCCCCGCAGAGACTTCGATCGCGGACGCGATTGGGATGCCGGGATCGACAACGCCAATGGTGACTACGAATTCGATGACGTGGATTCGGATAGTTTCATCAACCTGTTGCACGTCGCTGGTGAACAGCAGGTGATGCTGAAAGTCCGTGTGGCCGAATTGGTTCGCAGCTCCAGTCGCGGCGCAGGTGCAAAGCTCTCGACGATCTTTGACTCGCTGGAAATGAGCAGTTCATTGACCAGCGGCGGTATCCTTTCGGTCATCATGAATGACGGCGACGTCGAGTTCTTTCTGGGCGCCGTTCAAACGCACGGCTACGGCAAGATCCTTGCCGAGCCGACCCTCGTGACCTTGAGCGGAAAACCGGCTCAATTCCTCGCCGGTGGTGAGTTTGCAGTTCCCACCACGGTCGGCATTGGCGGTGTCGGTGCCGCGTCGACCACGTTTCGAGGATTCGGCACCGAACTCGACTTCACGCCCACGGTGCTCGACAAAGACCTCGTCCGATTGGAGGTGTCACCATCCTTCAGCACTCTCAATTCGGATGCGACGGTTGGCGGAATTCCGGGACTGAACCGCCGCAGCGTGACCACAACGGTTGATCTACGCGAAGGTCAGTGGTTGGCGATCGCGGGACTGATCCAGGAGGAGCAAGGCGGCCAGCGAAGCAAGATTCCAATCCTGGGCGACATTCCCCTGGCAGGACAACTCTTTTCAAAACGCACCACGTCTCGTTTCGAAACGGAACTCGTGGTGTTGGTCAGTCCACAGTTGGTGCACCCATTGGAGGCGGAGCAAGTTCCCCTGTTCCTGCCCGGCATGGAAGTGACCGATCCGACCAACACTGATTTCTTTGTTCGTCATCTCATCGAAGGCTACGACGGGTTCCACCATCGCAGCACCGTTTGGCCGGTCATCACGGCGCAGCACAAAGGCCTCCATGCACCAGGGCTTTCTCATGGTGTCCTGCGAGGAGCAAAGAGCACCTTGGCACTGCAAGAAACCTATTTCTCAGGCGAATGTGGGCTGTCCAAGTGA
- a CDS encoding serine/threonine-protein kinase: protein MNELQIFVEARDLRDPDQRSKYLQQATGGDNNLLSRVQRLLRFDDSGDTMFDRHPHSILGTLYSSLDDDTESLSTRELLQQVCDRVDENADGEDGQLGHLLHYKLLEPIGHGGFGVVVKALDEKLQRIVAIKILHPRLAKCTDARTRFLHEARSVASVRHDNIVQIYAVEESPVAFLVMEYIEGRNLQQAIDDESPLPTVDVIRIGKQIALALGAAFARGVIHRDIKPANILLQDDHEGRVKVTDFGLAITNDQESPLRSGPIAGTPSFMSPEQATGGKVDHLTDLFSLGCVLHAMCSGRSPFHARNALSILRRVTEGKPEILTNLNPHVPAALASVIDQLIQKNPAMRLQSPGEVIDALNACHSNQTISQNSGRNAFWLRASVTLAIVAAVVLGVTKSTNPFAASSRETVGSLSVLHSTTPESAVGPEERSESPDPQGKVQLERFIAEVQKQNTGYRIDQIHSGFTDNRLTGLDLIRPLDCSPLAGLTDLTHLGIRSGGSTHSFSLGFASGMRELQSLKMDGLQITTLQPLKGLPLRDLSMWSWNAYGIPALGDMSPLQGMPLQRLNCGNSLVSDLSPLRGMPLEFLCLNLTLAEDLTPLAGAPLQELLLTCTDVSDLTPLKGMPLKILELGGSRVSDLSPLAGSPIEILRLDHTLVTDFSVLKQMPNLKELRIAVDPARDQSLREQFPHVNLRHDVPDHLSSVEDGAKIRAPHVLMGGISLGRSSLIERMLRNLVKQNPKCNLPSCRFTVREGRVIYFETEPLETYEAIGDLKDLESLSIIGDYRTPVDVEFIANLKKLHTVYLFGCQVTNLAALRDTQLKQLWLWSWDRHLKDSAGDLSPLKGLSLTHLNCGCSSTKDLSPLAGMPLEVLVLNSTEVHDLSPLSNMPLRELLIAGTPVEDLSPLRGMSLEKLTLNDSKVTDLSPVAGMPIKNLSINGTDISDRDIISEFPLEELEMDYEESRDREWIASFPNLRMLNQRPIGEFLSKTPQ, encoded by the coding sequence ATGAACGAACTCCAGATCTTTGTGGAGGCACGTGATCTTCGCGACCCTGACCAACGCAGCAAGTATTTGCAGCAGGCGACCGGTGGCGACAACAATTTGCTCTCACGCGTTCAACGACTGCTGCGGTTTGATGATTCCGGCGACACGATGTTCGATCGCCATCCCCACAGCATTCTCGGGACGCTGTACTCGTCTCTCGACGACGATACCGAATCGCTCTCCACTCGAGAGTTGTTGCAACAGGTATGCGACCGTGTCGACGAGAACGCTGATGGCGAGGACGGCCAACTGGGGCATCTGTTGCATTACAAGCTGTTGGAACCGATCGGCCACGGCGGATTTGGCGTTGTCGTCAAAGCGTTGGATGAAAAACTGCAGCGGATCGTCGCGATCAAGATCTTACATCCGCGTCTGGCCAAGTGCACCGACGCTCGCACCCGTTTCCTTCACGAAGCACGCTCGGTCGCAAGCGTTCGACATGACAACATCGTGCAGATCTATGCGGTCGAGGAATCGCCGGTTGCTTTTTTGGTGATGGAGTACATCGAGGGCCGAAACCTGCAACAAGCCATCGATGACGAATCACCGTTGCCGACAGTGGACGTGATTCGCATTGGCAAGCAGATCGCGTTGGCGCTCGGCGCTGCGTTTGCCCGTGGTGTGATCCATCGCGACATCAAACCCGCGAACATCCTGCTGCAGGACGACCATGAGGGTCGGGTGAAGGTCACCGATTTTGGTCTCGCGATCACCAACGATCAGGAATCGCCTTTGCGCAGTGGCCCGATTGCCGGAACGCCGTCCTTTATGTCACCGGAACAAGCAACCGGGGGCAAGGTCGATCATTTGACCGACCTGTTCAGCTTGGGATGCGTGCTGCATGCGATGTGCTCAGGTCGTTCGCCATTCCATGCCCGCAACGCACTGTCCATTCTGAGGCGAGTTACGGAGGGAAAGCCGGAGATCCTTACCAATCTCAACCCGCACGTTCCAGCAGCGCTTGCGTCCGTGATCGACCAGCTGATCCAAAAAAATCCTGCGATGCGACTGCAATCGCCCGGTGAAGTCATTGATGCGTTGAATGCGTGTCATTCCAATCAGACGATTTCACAGAACTCCGGCCGCAACGCATTTTGGCTGCGCGCCTCGGTGACGCTTGCGATCGTGGCCGCAGTCGTGCTTGGTGTCACAAAGTCAACCAATCCTTTCGCTGCCTCCTCACGCGAGACAGTTGGGTCTTTGAGTGTCCTCCACTCGACGACGCCAGAATCGGCGGTCGGACCAGAGGAACGCTCTGAATCGCCTGATCCACAGGGCAAGGTACAATTGGAGCGATTCATTGCTGAGGTTCAGAAACAAAACACAGGGTATCGAATCGACCAGATTCACTCGGGATTTACCGACAATCGCCTCACGGGTCTTGACCTCATACGGCCTCTGGATTGTTCGCCACTAGCGGGCTTGACCGACTTGACTCATCTGGGAATCAGGTCCGGTGGTTCGACCCATTCCTTTTCACTGGGCTTCGCGTCCGGAATGCGGGAGTTGCAATCGCTCAAAATGGACGGCTTGCAGATCACGACCCTGCAACCACTGAAGGGATTGCCGCTGCGAGATCTGTCCATGTGGAGCTGGAATGCATATGGCATCCCTGCCCTGGGCGATATGTCTCCACTGCAGGGCATGCCGCTGCAGAGACTCAATTGCGGTAACAGCTTGGTGAGCGATCTATCGCCATTGCGTGGCATGCCTTTGGAATTCTTGTGCCTCAATCTGACGCTTGCCGAAGACTTGACGCCGCTTGCCGGCGCGCCACTTCAGGAACTCCTGCTCACCTGTACCGACGTCTCGGACTTGACGCCTCTGAAGGGAATGCCGCTGAAAATCCTTGAATTGGGTGGCTCCAGAGTTTCGGACCTGAGTCCACTGGCGGGGTCGCCGATCGAAATCTTGCGTCTGGATCACACATTGGTGACTGATTTTTCCGTGTTGAAACAGATGCCAAATTTGAAAGAACTCCGAATTGCGGTTGATCCGGCACGTGATCAATCCCTGAGGGAACAATTCCCGCACGTCAACCTACGTCACGATGTTCCGGACCATCTGTCTTCCGTTGAGGACGGAGCCAAAATCCGTGCTCCCCATGTATTGATGGGAGGAATTTCTTTAGGACGCAGCAGTCTGATCGAGAGGATGTTGCGAAATCTGGTCAAGCAGAATCCAAAGTGCAATCTCCCAAGCTGTCGCTTTACCGTTCGTGAGGGTAGGGTCATTTATTTCGAAACAGAGCCACTGGAAACTTACGAGGCAATCGGCGATTTAAAGGACCTGGAGTCCTTGTCTATCATCGGCGACTACAGGACTCCCGTCGACGTGGAGTTCATTGCCAATCTCAAGAAGCTGCACACTGTCTACCTCTTTGGTTGCCAAGTCACCAATTTAGCGGCTCTGAGGGACACGCAACTCAAGCAACTGTGGCTTTGGAGCTGGGATCGTCATCTGAAAGATTCCGCAGGCGACCTTTCGCCACTGAAAGGATTGTCGCTGACGCATTTGAATTGTGGCTGCAGTTCGACGAAAGACCTTTCACCGTTGGCGGGAATGCCCTTGGAAGTCCTGGTACTCAACAGCACCGAAGTCCACGATCTGTCGCCGCTATCAAACATGCCTCTTCGCGAACTCTTGATCGCTGGCACTCCCGTGGAGGACCTTTCGCCTCTGCGGGGCATGTCGCTTGAAAAACTGACACTCAACGATTCAAAGGTCACCGACCTCAGTCCCGTTGCCGGTATGCCGATCAAGAACCTGTCGATCAACGGGACCGATATCTCCGACCGCGACATCATCAGCGAGTTCCCGCTGGAGGAATTGGAGATGGACTACGAGGAAAGTCGCGACCGCGAGTGGATCGCGTCATTCCCAAACTTGCGAATGCTGAACCAGCGGCCCATCGGCGAGTTTTTGAGTAAAACACCGCAGTGA
- a CDS encoding ECF-type sigma factor — translation MAEQITELLHAAELGDPEAKNRLFERVYADLRAMASQWLAREKSGNTLQPSALVNEVYLRVFRRADTDRDTEKDSERSSSPRQWEGRRHFFAAAANAMRQILVDAARRKTRVKRGGDISRILIDPNEISAPEMAGQLIALDDAMTALETAEPQIAELVRLRFFAGLTLREAAEELGIGRRTADGYWAYAKAWLLAEMTDADDEQDTFERKNRAS, via the coding sequence ATGGCCGAACAGATTACTGAACTCTTGCACGCCGCCGAACTGGGAGATCCAGAGGCAAAGAACCGGTTGTTCGAGCGTGTCTACGCGGACTTGCGGGCCATGGCATCGCAATGGTTGGCTCGTGAAAAATCGGGCAACACTCTGCAACCCAGCGCGTTGGTCAACGAAGTCTACTTGCGTGTCTTTCGTCGAGCTGACACCGATAGGGACACTGAGAAGGACTCCGAGCGATCGTCCTCACCACGACAGTGGGAGGGGCGCCGACACTTCTTCGCCGCCGCCGCCAATGCGATGCGTCAAATCCTCGTCGACGCCGCGCGTCGCAAGACTCGAGTCAAACGTGGCGGCGACATCAGCCGAATCTTGATCGACCCCAACGAAATCAGCGCGCCGGAAATGGCCGGCCAATTGATCGCGTTGGACGACGCGATGACGGCACTGGAGACCGCCGAGCCACAGATCGCCGAACTGGTTCGACTGCGTTTTTTTGCGGGCTTGACGTTGCGAGAAGCAGCAGAGGAACTCGGCATCGGCCGCCGTACCGCGGACGGGTACTGGGCTTATGCAAAGGCTTGGTTGTTGGCGGAGATGACCGACGCTGACGACGAACAGGACACGTTCGAACGCAAAAACAGGGCGTCATGA
- a CDS encoding class I SAM-dependent methyltransferase, whose protein sequence is MPIVLSAADQLRCEQVLSQCLETGGSIDQLMPFIRSELNGQCAGHVVALLGLQAKAVAKLGAGIWWCTERSLQQATPWQVAQQKSRWMPMGEVFDLCSGIGGDGVWLSRQGDLVAIDCDPTMADMCEANLRLRGVNSTVRCADVLQQDIPTSAAIHIDPDRRPNEKRMTHAAGYLPPIDDVFALVGRQPAALIKVAPAAEIESPIPMLRIWISLALSVREQTLVCGQSIDLAASDLGISMNGETRSAVMPRSAVMLSRDGQSSVYSGVPATRISSVKQPLAFMLDIDPAIRAAGLTECFAGDHGAASLGAPSGFLTSGDPIAHPGVICESVVWSGSCDDRKLRRELRARKAYPRRVKTRGVDHNPNELEKRYRQCGDEPVTLWIGRAGEKRYAVITK, encoded by the coding sequence GTGCCAATCGTTTTGTCCGCCGCCGATCAACTGCGGTGTGAGCAGGTCTTGTCACAGTGCCTGGAAACCGGCGGCAGCATCGATCAGTTGATGCCGTTCATTCGTTCCGAACTCAACGGCCAGTGCGCCGGACACGTCGTCGCTCTGTTGGGACTGCAGGCCAAAGCCGTCGCGAAACTGGGCGCGGGAATTTGGTGGTGCACGGAAAGATCACTGCAGCAAGCCACGCCCTGGCAAGTCGCCCAGCAAAAATCGCGTTGGATGCCCATGGGCGAAGTCTTTGACCTTTGCTCCGGTATCGGCGGTGACGGTGTTTGGTTGTCGCGGCAAGGTGACTTGGTCGCGATCGATTGCGACCCCACGATGGCGGACATGTGCGAAGCCAACCTGAGGCTGCGTGGGGTGAATAGCACCGTGCGTTGTGCAGACGTGCTGCAACAGGACATCCCGACATCGGCCGCGATCCACATCGACCCCGATCGACGCCCCAACGAAAAACGAATGACCCACGCTGCGGGATACCTGCCGCCCATCGACGATGTCTTTGCATTGGTCGGTCGACAGCCGGCCGCTTTGATCAAGGTCGCGCCGGCGGCCGAAATCGAGTCTCCGATCCCTATGCTCCGGATTTGGATTTCACTGGCCCTCAGCGTTCGCGAACAAACGTTGGTCTGCGGTCAGTCGATCGACTTGGCCGCCAGCGATCTTGGCATCTCGATGAATGGGGAGACCCGTTCCGCAGTGATGCCGCGGTCCGCAGTGATGCTCAGCCGGGATGGCCAGTCATCGGTGTACAGCGGAGTGCCGGCCACGCGAATCAGCAGCGTCAAGCAACCGTTGGCCTTCATGCTGGACATCGACCCGGCGATTCGCGCCGCGGGGCTGACCGAATGCTTCGCCGGAGATCACGGGGCGGCGTCATTGGGTGCCCCGTCTGGTTTTCTGACCAGCGGCGATCCGATCGCTCACCCCGGCGTGATTTGCGAATCGGTGGTCTGGTCGGGGTCCTGCGACGATCGAAAACTTCGTCGGGAATTGCGTGCCCGCAAAGCGTATCCACGACGTGTCAAGACTCGCGGCGTCGACCACAACCCCAACGAACTCGAAAAACGATACCGTCAGTGCGGTGATGAGCCCGTCACCCTCTGGATCGGTCGCGCCGGCGAAAAACGATACGCCGTCATCACCAAATGA
- a CDS encoding DUF6690 family protein: protein MMPSYPLRLTGLLAIAALGPYLASETDFGRSGVSTVSNLFRGDGDSRSGYTAGGPIGVGGGPDSYANHAHYEVEKLRQVNSERYRYGHETARKLGAINADPTAEPTIIGARVADLREVMRFDITPDWVIARFARVSTVLADLQLKGMRVPVVTGTHATDFAGTLTYYFDAAGKLQRISLHGFTGDPSRLAQAMVGHYQLQSEPTLEAGVYTRRWNGSPIHLLRLTHAPVVYSDAVHHKYTMFLELNQMNSAHGISLEAQEIVTADHHTGRW, encoded by the coding sequence ATGATGCCCTCCTATCCCCTGCGTCTGACAGGACTGTTGGCGATTGCCGCCCTCGGTCCCTATCTCGCGTCTGAAACCGACTTCGGCCGCAGCGGCGTCTCGACGGTATCCAACTTGTTTCGCGGCGACGGTGATTCGCGGTCGGGGTACACAGCCGGCGGGCCGATCGGTGTGGGCGGTGGTCCTGACTCGTATGCGAATCACGCGCACTATGAAGTCGAGAAGCTACGACAAGTGAACTCAGAGCGTTACCGTTACGGGCACGAAACGGCACGTAAGCTTGGAGCAATCAACGCAGATCCGACGGCCGAACCGACCATCATCGGAGCTCGTGTGGCGGATCTGCGCGAGGTCATGCGGTTCGACATCACGCCGGATTGGGTCATCGCTCGCTTCGCCCGAGTGAGCACGGTGTTGGCGGATTTGCAACTCAAAGGCATGCGGGTCCCCGTCGTCACGGGAACGCACGCAACGGATTTCGCCGGCACGCTAACGTATTATTTTGACGCCGCAGGAAAATTGCAGCGAATCTCGCTGCACGGTTTTACCGGTGACCCGAGCCGTTTGGCCCAAGCGATGGTCGGGCACTACCAACTCCAGAGTGAACCGACCCTGGAAGCCGGCGTGTACACTCGCCGCTGGAACGGTTCTCCGATTCACCTGCTGCGACTGACACATGCTCCGGTGGTGTACAGTGATGCCGTGCATCATAAATACACGATGTTCCTGGAGCTCAACCAAATGAATTCCGCGCACGGAATCAGCTTGGAAGCACAGGAGATCGTGACGGCGGACCATCACACAGGTCGCTGGTAG